The Sulfurimonas aquatica genomic sequence TTGGGATTGGTTTAACGAGCTCAAAGAAGCTGCAAAAACTAAAAAACCAAAAGTTATATACACACAACCAAACACTCCTATAAAATGTGGTGGAGCACCTCAAAAGATGCTCTATCTAAGTGCTGACTTCCTTAAACAAGATGGATTAAGTGCAGAGTACAGTTTTGTAAGTAGTAAAAAAGAGCTCTTTCACCTACCAGAAGTTGATAAGGCACTCCATGAAGTACAATCTGGATACGACAAGATTACAAGTATGTTTAAACATCACCTCAACTCAATAGATGTAAAAGCTAAAAAAGCTACATTTATTCATGCATATGAAAAAGAGGTTTATGATGAAGATATGGAAGAGACTGAAGTTGTAAGTTTTGCAGACAAAGTTGTTATGGACTATGATTTTATTCATATCGTTCCACCGATGAGTCCTGTGGATTCAGTTGTAAAATCCAAGCTTATAAATGATGCTGGCTGGTTAGATGTAGATAAAAATAGCCTTCAACATAAACGCTATAAAAATGTATTTGGTATTGGTGATGTATGTGGTATCCCAATGGGTAAAACTGGTGGGTCTGCTCGTCACCACGGTCCAATTTTAGTAGATAATATTATCTCTTTTATGAAAAAAGAGGAACCTAAAGCTATATTTGATGGCTACACTGTTTGTCCTATCAAAACTCAGTACGGTAAGATTATGATGGCCGAGTTTAATTATGATGGACCAGCTCCAAGTTTTCCACTAGCTATCGACCAATCAAGATGGGTTTGGTGGGCATTTGACTTGTATATGCTAAAACCTATGTACCAGTACCTAATGCTACCAGGCAGAATGTAGTATTAGGTAGATGACCCACATAGATGTTTGAGAGAGAAAACTGTACTAAAGCCCGCTCAGAAGTAACTGCTTTTAGTGTCTTAAAAGATGATAGAGTGGCATTTAGTACACAAGTACATGGTGCTAAAATATTTTCATCCATCAGCTGTAGTTCTATTAAAAATCTCTCCATAGAACTACTTGGCTATCAGACAACTGCGGTGGCGTTTAGTACAGAGTACGACCTACTTGCCTTTGCTAACTCAAATACTATCTATGTAATTAACACTAACAACAAAGAGCTCCTCCAAACCATACATACTAACGATGGAATCATCGAACTTATCTCTTTTGTTCCCAACTCAATGTATCTCGTAGCAGGAACAAAACAGGGTCGCGTTCTTCAGTATAGATATGATGGACGCTCACAACTCTCAAGAATATGCTCTTTTGGGCATGGTTCCAAGTCCACTGGAAGACTGAAAAATAACTATGTAAGCGCCTTTGCTTCAAATGATGAGTACTTCGCGTTTAGTGGTTTTGGTGGGATAATCACCGTTCTGAAGATGCACTCACTTGCAAATAAACATAGTATCGAATCCTCCTATGTAAGAATAAACGCCCTATGTTTTTTAGATGGCTACAGACTAGTGAGTGGAAATGTTGATGGACTCATACAGATTCACTCTCTTATAAATATAGACGAGTGTAAAAATATTGACACGCCCTTTATTAACATCAAGCAGATTTTAGTTATGCCAAATCCAAAGTATATTATGGTTTGTGCCGAATCTAAAAATCTTATCATTATAGATACCCACACTGCTAAAGTTGTAAGTAGAAACTATCTCAGCTTTGAATCAGATGTAGCAAGGATAGCGCTTACCTTAGATAATCATCTCCTTGTTGTACTAGAAAACAATCTTATAGAGAAAATACAACTACCCTCTAAAGAGCTTATCAAGGAGCACCTTGTAAATAATGAACTCCACAAAGCTTACGAAATAATAGAGAATGACCCTATGCTAGAGGGAACACGTGAATATAAACGCGTTGAAGTACTATATGATAAACTCTATACTCAAGCAATAACCTCTCTCATAAACGGTAATGCTAAAGAAGCAAGAGAACTGCTTGCTATGTTTAATGAGTTAGAGAGTAAAAAAGATGATATAAAGCAGATGTTTAAAGCTTTTGAATACTATCCAAGGTTTAAGACACTTTATCTTGAGAAGAAGTATGCCCTAGCCTATGCAATGTCGGATAAGCATCCTGTGCTACAACATACGATGCAGTATCAAAAAATGGAAGAGGTGTATAATGAAAACTTCTCCTTCGCACAAAAACAGATACTTAGAGGCAGACTTGATGTTGCTAAAGAGATTCTTATGCCATATACTACCGTGGCATCAAAAAAAGATACTATAAAAATAGTACTTCGATACTCTAGTGAGTATATTGCTCTCTTAAAAGCGATAACTCAAAAGGACTTTATAGAGGCCGAGGAGATTGTGAAGAGAAATAAACAACTTTCAAAACTTCCTATGTATGATTCTTTTAAAAATGCAACAGACAATGCGTTGATACAAGTCCAAGAGTTAATACATGAGGGTGAAATCGATCTTGCCATCAAGCATATCAAACAGCTAATGAAAAACCCAACACTCAAAGAGAAACTTCAAGCACTCTATAGGGAGTGCATGATAGTAAGAAAACTAGAACAGACTTATGAGAAAAAAGAGTTTAGAGAGTGTTATGAGATTATGGACAGAAGTGTTTTTTTAGGCAACCTGGAGCTTAGTGAGCAGTTAGAGATTCACTGGGCTAAGCTGATGAATGAGTGTGAGGAACATGCTCTTAAAGGTGATCTAAAAAGTATTAAAAAAGTTTTAGGCGATTTAATACTTGTAAAATCACGTGTAAATAAAATAGGCGATCTCATTCGCGTTAGCTTTCATACTAAAATAAAATTTTTAATGGCAAAAAAGAGTTTTGGAGCTGCTGAGAGTATCATCTACTCTTACATAGATATCTTTGGAACAGATAGAGAGGCTCTTGTCCTTATGAAAACATACGAGAAAGCATCAAATAAAAAACTAGCCATTACAAGCACTCAGATAGAAAGAGTACCAAGAAACCATTGGCTTAGTTCCCCTATGATAGTTGAGCAGGAGAAGATTTAGCACCCATCATCTCTACTAAGTTATTAGAAGTATCTTCAAAACTCTCTTTTATTCTTGCACCTTGAGAGATAAACTTCTGCATCGCATCTTTTTTATTTATAGCCTCATCAAGTTCAGGGTCAGTCCCTTTTGTGTACGCGCCAATGCGTATAAGTGTTTCATTCTCTTTTAAAAGTGTATAGAGCCTTCTAAAACGCATCACTGCACGGAAATGCTCTTGAGATATGATGTCGTTCATTACTCTTGATGCTGAGTTTAAAATATGTACTGGAGGATAGATACCAAAGTCTGTCATCTCACGCGAAAGTACTATGTGGCCATCTAAGATTGAACGCGATTGATCAGCGATAGGATCACTCATATCATCCCCTTCTATTAAGACTGTAAAAAAAGCGGTAATAGACCCCTTACCTTTCTCTTTTCCAGCACGTTCCATCAGTTGTGGCAGAAGTGTTAAGGATGATGGTGGATACCCTTTTGAAGTTGGTGGCTCACCAAGGGCTAGACCAATCTCGCGTTGTGCCATAGCAAAACGGGTAACAGAATCCATAATAAAAAGAACATCTTTACCTTGGTCTTTGAAGTGCTCAGCTACACTCATAGCGGCAAACGCACCATACTTTCGCATAAGAGGAGAGTCATCTGACGTTGCAACTATAATAACAGTATTTTCAAGGTTACCACCCAAGTTTTTCTCTATAAACTCAGGGACCTCACGTCCTCTCTCACCAATGAGTGCTACAACTTTTATGGGAGCATCAGAACCGCGGACAATCATACCCATAAGAGTAGACTTCCCTACCCCACTTCCAGCAAAGATTCCAAGTTTTTGTCCCTTACCGCATGTCAGTAGTCCATCTATGCTCTTAACGCCAACACTAAAGACCTCATCTATCATTCCGCGTTTCATCGCAGCTATGGGAGACTTTATGATTGGGACGAGTTTAGTATTATGGATACTTCCTCTATCATCAATCGGCCTCATAAATGGATCAACAACGCGACCCAAAAGTTCATCGCCAACAGGAATATTTAGCCCAGCAGAGTCTAAAAAAACTTTATCGCCTGATCGAAACCCCTCTACAAAACTAAATGGAGTTATAAAAAATGTAGGACCATCTATCTCTGTAACCATACCTACAGTCTCAAGAGCACTATCCTCTGAGACTATTTTAACCATATCACTTATACTGACTCTCAAGCCCTTTGCAGTAATGACTGTGGCATTTATCTTCACCACCTGACCAAATGATACGGAGTGGCTTTTTGCTGAGATTCTTGTCTTAAGTGAGGAGAAGGGCATTTTCTAGTATCTACTAGCCGTTGGAGAGTTTATGAGAGAGAAAAACTCACTTCTTGTTTTTTCGTCTCTTTTAAAAAGACCTCGAAGGGCGGATGAAGTAGTCGTAGAGTTTATCTTCTCAACACCACGCATCTCCATACACATATGACGAGCCTGTATGACAACAGCTACTCCTTTTGGCGTGATAGTATCCATAATCGCATCGGCAATCTGCTCAGTAAGCTGCTCTTGAATCTGCATACGGCGAGCAAAAACATTTACTACACGAGGAATTTTTGAAAGACCCACAACCTTTCCATCTGGAATATATGCAACATGCACACGCCCAATAATAGGAAGCAGATGATGCTCACAAGTAGAGTAAAACTCTATATCTTTAATAAGAACCATCTCATCATTAGAGCTTGTAAAAAGTGCTTTTGCAAGTATCTCTTTTGGATCTTCTTTATAGCCACCATAGATAAACTCATATGCTTTTTTTACTCGCTTTGGCGTTTCAAGAAGCCCTTCACGCTCCGGATTTTCGCCTACATGAAGCATCATTGATTTTACGGCATTTTCAAATTCTAAATCTTTACTGTCTGACATTTCTAGCCTCTACTGTTTTAATAGTGTAGCATATCAATAAATAGCTGAGAAAGTGATTGAAGCTCTTAGTTATTTTTTAATGTAATCTTATTTCTAGCAATACTATTTTCAGCTTAATTGGTATTTCTGTAATTCTACCAATAAAGAGACTAAATAATAATTTTATCTCTTCCATTCTCTTTTGCAAAGTATAGTTTTTTATCTGCGTTTTTAATCATATCATCCAAGGATTTGTCATATTCAGATATCTGATGTATGCCAGCGCTAAACCTATACATTATAGAGTCTTGTCCTATCTTAACCCCATTGCTTTGTATAATTCTACTTCTGATACGATTTAAAATTTGCAAAGCATCCTCGGCTGAAGTGTGAGGAAGCATAACGATAAACTCCTCTCCTCCAAATCTATATGCCTGGTCTCCATCCCTTATGATAGATCTTATGTGACGTGCAAAATCTTTTAGCACTATATCCCCAACATCATGTCCATAAGTGTCATTTACTTTTTTAAAATGATCTAAATCAAACATGGCTACACAAAGTGGATAATTGTACCTTTTTGCATTGATAAACTCTTTTTGACCATTTTCTTGTAGAAAATGTCTATTATAGAGTTTAGTTAGTGAGTCCGTTATAGAATCTTTAAAAAAATGGTTTTTCTCTGCTTCAAGTTTATAATGCTCGATTGTTTTACTAAGCATAATGTTAAAAGGTATTTGAAATTTTTTTAATATATCAATCTGATACTGCTGAAGAGTTTTGTCTGCATCAAATACAAAAAATATCACTCCGATAACTCTGTTTATGTCATCAATGGCTATAAATCCATATATAAGCTGTTCAGCCTTAAAGTCTAGATCAAATAGATGCGATAGCTTTTCAACAGATACTGAAGAGTTTAAAAACATCTCAGGGTATCTCTCTTTAACGTCTGAAATAGTTATTTCGGATTTATATGCTCTTTTATTTGTAGAGTCAAAAAGCACGACGTCGCCGTCTACAAAACCAAAGGAGACGCTCCTTTTAATATCAAAAAGTTCAGCCATATCTTCATGAACCTTGTTTATTACTTCAAAAGCATTTGTATTATAGGCAACCTCTGTAAAGATTTTTGTAAGTACCTCTTGCGCTCTGGTTAATAGTTTTACATCTCTTGTATCATTAAACTTTAAAAACAGTCCAACGTCCAAATCCCTAAGTTGCGTAAATATTGTTTCAATGAACTCTTTTTTTATTATGGAGCCATGCTGGGGCAAAATCATATCCAACTCATACTTGGAGATGTTGTCAAGTCCATGATTTACTATCTCTCTAGTTGGCATATAGTGCGTATGAAATGGTTTCATCTGTTCAAAATAGCTCTGGGCGTCTTTTGCATAGAGTTGAAATGTTTCTGTAAATCCACCAAAAATGTCGCTACTAAATAGAATCTTATTATTTGAGTCATAACTACAAAACGCGCCTGGGAAATGCATATATGGCGTAAATATAAATTTTAGTATTGTCGACTTAGTTTTTAATTCCCAGTCATTCTCCTCTATCTCATAAAAATCCACGCCCCAGTCATAATGTTTTAGCAGCGCTATGGTTCTCCAATGTGATACAACCATACGCCCCTTCGTGCCAATTTCGGAAAATATATCTTCAATACAGGCTGTTATATCTGGGTCTTGGTGCTGAGTAACAAAATATTTTATATCTTCTAGTGGCATTATCTGCAAAATCTTTTTACGCGTTTCAGCCCATGTAATCTTTGAACCGGGATCTATCAAAATGGACTCATCGCCATTTTTTATTAGATAAACGTGGCATTGAAAAGGATCGTTTGGTATAACGTAACCAACCCAGTATATATTTTTCGCAATTTCGATTGGGGAATTTATTTCATTCATATTTAGCCTTTTTTAGCATTACTTATCTTTTAATACTAAACTATTACTCCTAGAGATAATATCTTCTAGTTTTATTAATGAATCTATCTCATCATCGACTATACTAAACTCTTTAGAGCTCAGCGTTACATCTGTCCCATGAAAAAACTCTGCCTTTAGAAACTCTTCTATATTTATCTCACAAGAAGAGTCACTAACTACTACAAAATCATCTCCATGCACTCTAAATATAAGTTTATCAGGAAACTTTGTTTTCAAAAAATCTGAAAATGCTTGTAAAAGTTTATCTCCCTTGTGCCAACCATAGGTCTCATTGTAGTTAGCAAACTTATGCATAAAGAGAACAGATAGATCAGAAAATTTTCTTGTATCTACATTTTTTACTAAAAGTAAATTTAGATAATTTGGATTGTAGAGTGAAGTGAGTTGGTCTTTGTAAAAGTAAGCAAAACGCTCCTCTTCAAGCTCTGTTTTTGGAAGCTGTGATATATCATTGCTTATCTCTACACTAGAGAGAACATTTACTGCGCTCTTAACAACTTCAGGATCAAAGTGAATACCACTTAATGATTTTATCTCTGCTATAGCTTCTTCTATACTCTTGCGTGCCTTATAGATTCTACTCGTTGTCATAGCATCAAAGGCATCTGCTACTATCATGATTCTAGCCATAGGAGGAATCTTGTCACCCTTTAGGCCATGAGGGTATCCTGATCCATCATAGTGCTCATGATGTGCTATTATTATCTCAATAAATGACTCATACATAGGTATCTTCTCAAGTACAGTACGACTCATATTTACATGCTCTTGGATAATTTTATACTCTAAGTTATTGAGTTTTCCAGGCTTTAGTAAAATAGCGTCAGGTGTGGTTATTTTCCCTATATCATGAAGTATTCCCGCTCTATATATGAGTTCACACTCTTTTTTGGTATATCCCATATCTTCTGCCATGAGCCTGGAGTACTTTGCTACCCTTTGGGAGTGACCTCCCGTATAAGTATCGCGTTTATCTATCATCGTAACCAATGATAGTATGGTCTTCTCATAGTTTTCACTCTGCTCTTTTGATTTTTCTTCAACAAGAACTTCAAGGTTTACTTTATACTGCTCATTTTCTTTAAATCTTTCAAGTTTATAGAGAATTTTATAAAGTGTTTCATTTATCTGCTTAAAGTCTGCAGGCTTTATGATGTATCCACTAACTCCAATGCGAATCGATTCTAAAAAGTAATCACTTCGAGAGTATGCAGAGACTACTACAATGTCTTGCGCATCATTTATCTTTTTAATCTCTGTAGCCATCTCAATGCCATTCATGCTTGGCATCTCTATGTCTGTAATAACTAAGTCATATCTAGAGTTTTTGTACAGCTCTAAACCCTCTTTACCATCAAATGCTACAGCTACTCTCTTAAAAAAACTCTCAAGATAGTGCAAAAAACTACTCCGCACACTCTCATCATCTTCCACATATAAAACAGTATAATTCTGTGCTAATTTTTTGAGCTCTACGATTGGAGTCATCTACTCTCTTCCTTTAGTTCTTCTTTGGCTATCTTTGGTACTCGCACGCTAAAGCAGGCTCCCTCTTTAGTGTTTTTTACACTTAATGTCCCGCCTAAGTGCTTCTCTACTATAGTTTGTGACATATAAAGACCTAAGCCTGTACCATTTCTTTCATCTTTAGTTGTAAAGTAAGGCTCAAATATTTTTTCTAAAAGCTCAGGCTCTACTCCACCTGCGTTATCACAAATCTCTGTAATGATGTCTT encodes the following:
- a CDS encoding WD40 repeat domain-containing protein, with the translated sequence MFERENCTKARSEVTAFSVLKDDRVAFSTQVHGAKIFSSISCSSIKNLSIELLGYQTTAVAFSTEYDLLAFANSNTIYVINTNNKELLQTIHTNDGIIELISFVPNSMYLVAGTKQGRVLQYRYDGRSQLSRICSFGHGSKSTGRLKNNYVSAFASNDEYFAFSGFGGIITVLKMHSLANKHSIESSYVRINALCFLDGYRLVSGNVDGLIQIHSLINIDECKNIDTPFINIKQILVMPNPKYIMVCAESKNLIIIDTHTAKVVSRNYLSFESDVARIALTLDNHLLVVLENNLIEKIQLPSKELIKEHLVNNELHKAYEIIENDPMLEGTREYKRVEVLYDKLYTQAITSLINGNAKEARELLAMFNELESKKDDIKQMFKAFEYYPRFKTLYLEKKYALAYAMSDKHPVLQHTMQYQKMEEVYNENFSFAQKQILRGRLDVAKEILMPYTTVASKKDTIKIVLRYSSEYIALLKAITQKDFIEAEEIVKRNKQLSKLPMYDSFKNATDNALIQVQELIHEGEIDLAIKHIKQLMKNPTLKEKLQALYRECMIVRKLEQTYEKKEFRECYEIMDRSVFLGNLELSEQLEIHWAKLMNECEEHALKGDLKSIKKVLGDLILVKSRVNKIGDLIRVSFHTKIKFLMAKKSFGAAESIIYSYIDIFGTDREALVLMKTYEKASNKKLAITSTQIERVPRNHWLSSPMIVEQEKI
- a CDS encoding diguanylate cyclase, translating into MNEINSPIEIAKNIYWVGYVIPNDPFQCHVYLIKNGDESILIDPGSKITWAETRKKILQIMPLEDIKYFVTQHQDPDITACIEDIFSEIGTKGRMVVSHWRTIALLKHYDWGVDFYEIEENDWELKTKSTILKFIFTPYMHFPGAFCSYDSNNKILFSSDIFGGFTETFQLYAKDAQSYFEQMKPFHTHYMPTREIVNHGLDNISKYELDMILPQHGSIIKKEFIETIFTQLRDLDVGLFLKFNDTRDVKLLTRAQEVLTKIFTEVAYNTNAFEVINKVHEDMAELFDIKRSVSFGFVDGDVVLFDSTNKRAYKSEITISDVKERYPEMFLNSSVSVEKLSHLFDLDFKAEQLIYGFIAIDDINRVIGVIFFVFDADKTLQQYQIDILKKFQIPFNIMLSKTIEHYKLEAEKNHFFKDSITDSLTKLYNRHFLQENGQKEFINAKRYNYPLCVAMFDLDHFKKVNDTYGHDVGDIVLKDFARHIRSIIRDGDQAYRFGGEEFIVMLPHTSAEDALQILNRIRSRIIQSNGVKIGQDSIMYRFSAGIHQISEYDKSLDDMIKNADKKLYFAKENGRDKIII
- the fliI gene encoding flagellar protein export ATPase FliI; translated protein: MPFSSLKTRISAKSHSVSFGQVVKINATVITAKGLRVSISDMVKIVSEDSALETVGMVTEIDGPTFFITPFSFVEGFRSGDKVFLDSAGLNIPVGDELLGRVVDPFMRPIDDRGSIHNTKLVPIIKSPIAAMKRGMIDEVFSVGVKSIDGLLTCGKGQKLGIFAGSGVGKSTLMGMIVRGSDAPIKVVALIGERGREVPEFIEKNLGGNLENTVIIVATSDDSPLMRKYGAFAAMSVAEHFKDQGKDVLFIMDSVTRFAMAQREIGLALGEPPTSKGYPPSSLTLLPQLMERAGKEKGKGSITAFFTVLIEGDDMSDPIADQSRSILDGHIVLSREMTDFGIYPPVHILNSASRVMNDIISQEHFRAVMRFRRLYTLLKENETLIRIGAYTKGTDPELDEAINKKDAMQKFISQGARIKESFEDTSNNLVEMMGAKSSPAQLS
- a CDS encoding bifunctional diguanylate cyclase/phosphohydrolase; its protein translation is MTPIVELKKLAQNYTVLYVEDDESVRSSFLHYLESFFKRVAVAFDGKEGLELYKNSRYDLVITDIEMPSMNGIEMATEIKKINDAQDIVVVSAYSRSDYFLESIRIGVSGYIIKPADFKQINETLYKILYKLERFKENEQYKVNLEVLVEEKSKEQSENYEKTILSLVTMIDKRDTYTGGHSQRVAKYSRLMAEDMGYTKKECELIYRAGILHDIGKITTPDAILLKPGKLNNLEYKIIQEHVNMSRTVLEKIPMYESFIEIIIAHHEHYDGSGYPHGLKGDKIPPMARIMIVADAFDAMTTSRIYKARKSIEEAIAEIKSLSGIHFDPEVVKSAVNVLSSVEISNDISQLPKTELEEERFAYFYKDQLTSLYNPNYLNLLLVKNVDTRKFSDLSVLFMHKFANYNETYGWHKGDKLLQAFSDFLKTKFPDKLIFRVHGDDFVVVSDSSCEINIEEFLKAEFFHGTDVTLSSKEFSIVDDEIDSLIKLEDIISRSNSLVLKDK
- a CDS encoding NAD(P)/FAD-dependent oxidoreductase, whose translation is MKNNIFEDLKQKVDSDKSHMSRRDALKFMGISPIAASVLATTTTSSVANASEDVQGKIVIVGGGAGGIMALSRLSSTIKNPDITIIAPNEVHLYQPGQVFVGAGEMKVEDLKIDNNNYIDQDKVTWVKDEVATFDADNNLVVTRAGKEIKYDVLVVASGIQYHYEQIKGLKEEDIGTNGITSVYLSDLEKGTAVGATATWDWFNELKEAAKTKKPKVIYTQPNTPIKCGGAPQKMLYLSADFLKQDGLSAEYSFVSSKKELFHLPEVDKALHEVQSGYDKITSMFKHHLNSIDVKAKKATFIHAYEKEVYDEDMEETEVVSFADKVVMDYDFIHIVPPMSPVDSVVKSKLINDAGWLDVDKNSLQHKRYKNVFGIGDVCGIPMGKTGGSARHHGPILVDNIISFMKKEEPKAIFDGYTVCPIKTQYGKIMMAEFNYDGPAPSFPLAIDQSRWVWWAFDLYMLKPMYQYLMLPGRM
- the folE gene encoding GTP cyclohydrolase I FolE yields the protein MSDSKDLEFENAVKSMMLHVGENPEREGLLETPKRVKKAYEFIYGGYKEDPKEILAKALFTSSNDEMVLIKDIEFYSTCEHHLLPIIGRVHVAYIPDGKVVGLSKIPRVVNVFARRMQIQEQLTEQIADAIMDTITPKGVAVVIQARHMCMEMRGVEKINSTTTSSALRGLFKRDEKTRSEFFSLINSPTASRY